A genome region from Bemisia tabaci chromosome 3, PGI_BMITA_v3 includes the following:
- the LOC109035085 gene encoding uncharacterized protein isoform X1 — translation MAMSSQNVSSFSPSLNRFVLQLVTSLLIATVFNSCETQGWLDLQESSVENESQNTVPLRPLVPLNTFNHLMLSVKADNSSAAGNSSTSGTNSTEKPYEIPLAGLLVLARFDEFKAQLEDALKAFIAAGNDASTKLHYEVFVFASFYPISKIYSCVPIGGESEERVCEHILMPNPEGGAISAFVIKYTLASSEDKLQATADEGLKQMLAHRIDGTLLKNNMHVQFVHSLCLSFHKTSVGLAHKKEVKDDIKF, via the exons ATGGCGATGTCTTCACAAAACGTTAGTAGTTTTTCCCCATCACTTAACCGGTTTGTTTTACAGCTGGTGACATCGTTACTCATCGCAACAGTTTTCAACTCAT GCGAGACCCAAGGTTGGCTAGACCTCCAAGAATCCTCAGTAGAAAATGAGAGTCAAAATACAGTACCACTAAGGCCCTTGGTCCCTTTGA ACACATTTAACCATCTCATGCTGAGTGTGAAAGCGGATAACTCCAGCGCAGCGGGAAACTCATCCACATCTGGAACGA ATTCGACAGAGAAGCCGTATGAAATTCCGTTGGCAGGCCTCCTGGTTCTGGCTCGTTTCGACGAGTTCAAAGCTCAACTGGAGGACGCTTTGAAAGCTTTCATCGCAGCCGGGAACGACGCGTCGACAAAACTCCACTACGAGGTCTTCGTTTTCGCTTCGTTCTACCCGATCTCCAAGATCTACAGCTGCGTGCCAATCGGAGGAGAGAGCGAGGAGAGGGTCTGCGAGCACATCCTCATGCCGAATCCAGAGGGAGGGGCCATCAGCGCTTTCGTCATCAAATACACTTTGGCCTCGAGCGAAGACAAGCTTCAAGCCACCGCCGACGAAGGGTTGAAGCAAATGCTGGCCCACCGCATCGACGGGACtctcttgaaaaataatatgcACGTTCAATTCGTGCACAGCCTTTGCCTCTCGTTCCATAAAACGAGTGTTGGCCTAGCGCACAAGAAGGAAGTTAAGGATGATATAAAATTCTGA
- the LOC109035085 gene encoding uncharacterized protein isoform X3 — translation MQLGETQGWLDLQESSVENESQNTVPLRPLVPLNTFNHLMLSVKADNSSAAGNSSTSGTNSTEKPYEIPLAGLLVLARFDEFKAQLEDALKAFIAAGNDASTKLHYEVFVFASFYPISKIYSCVPIGGESEERVCEHILMPNPEGGAISAFVIKYTLASSEDKLQATADEGLKQMLAHRIDGTLLKNNMHVQFVHSLCLSFHKTSVGLAHKKEVKDDIKF, via the exons ATGCAACTAG GCGAGACCCAAGGTTGGCTAGACCTCCAAGAATCCTCAGTAGAAAATGAGAGTCAAAATACAGTACCACTAAGGCCCTTGGTCCCTTTGA ACACATTTAACCATCTCATGCTGAGTGTGAAAGCGGATAACTCCAGCGCAGCGGGAAACTCATCCACATCTGGAACGA ATTCGACAGAGAAGCCGTATGAAATTCCGTTGGCAGGCCTCCTGGTTCTGGCTCGTTTCGACGAGTTCAAAGCTCAACTGGAGGACGCTTTGAAAGCTTTCATCGCAGCCGGGAACGACGCGTCGACAAAACTCCACTACGAGGTCTTCGTTTTCGCTTCGTTCTACCCGATCTCCAAGATCTACAGCTGCGTGCCAATCGGAGGAGAGAGCGAGGAGAGGGTCTGCGAGCACATCCTCATGCCGAATCCAGAGGGAGGGGCCATCAGCGCTTTCGTCATCAAATACACTTTGGCCTCGAGCGAAGACAAGCTTCAAGCCACCGCCGACGAAGGGTTGAAGCAAATGCTGGCCCACCGCATCGACGGGACtctcttgaaaaataatatgcACGTTCAATTCGTGCACAGCCTTTGCCTCTCGTTCCATAAAACGAGTGTTGGCCTAGCGCACAAGAAGGAAGTTAAGGATGATATAAAATTCTGA
- the LOC109035085 gene encoding uncharacterized protein isoform X2 — translation MFMLVAGETQGWLDLQESSVENESQNTVPLRPLVPLNTFNHLMLSVKADNSSAAGNSSTSGTNSTEKPYEIPLAGLLVLARFDEFKAQLEDALKAFIAAGNDASTKLHYEVFVFASFYPISKIYSCVPIGGESEERVCEHILMPNPEGGAISAFVIKYTLASSEDKLQATADEGLKQMLAHRIDGTLLKNNMHVQFVHSLCLSFHKTSVGLAHKKEVKDDIKF, via the exons ATGTTCATGCTTGTTGCAGGCGAGACCCAAGGTTGGCTAGACCTCCAAGAATCCTCAGTAGAAAATGAGAGTCAAAATACAGTACCACTAAGGCCCTTGGTCCCTTTGA ACACATTTAACCATCTCATGCTGAGTGTGAAAGCGGATAACTCCAGCGCAGCGGGAAACTCATCCACATCTGGAACGA ATTCGACAGAGAAGCCGTATGAAATTCCGTTGGCAGGCCTCCTGGTTCTGGCTCGTTTCGACGAGTTCAAAGCTCAACTGGAGGACGCTTTGAAAGCTTTCATCGCAGCCGGGAACGACGCGTCGACAAAACTCCACTACGAGGTCTTCGTTTTCGCTTCGTTCTACCCGATCTCCAAGATCTACAGCTGCGTGCCAATCGGAGGAGAGAGCGAGGAGAGGGTCTGCGAGCACATCCTCATGCCGAATCCAGAGGGAGGGGCCATCAGCGCTTTCGTCATCAAATACACTTTGGCCTCGAGCGAAGACAAGCTTCAAGCCACCGCCGACGAAGGGTTGAAGCAAATGCTGGCCCACCGCATCGACGGGACtctcttgaaaaataatatgcACGTTCAATTCGTGCACAGCCTTTGCCTCTCGTTCCATAAAACGAGTGTTGGCCTAGCGCACAAGAAGGAAGTTAAGGATGATATAAAATTCTGA
- the LOC109035075 gene encoding uncharacterized protein has product MGISSKNTESFGRPLNWLVFQLMTSLLITTVSKTCETEGWLDLLESSEENDSSNLVAGSAPRPLFAASPKHSTKTLDKNPFIQAVESKYFVDKTPMIIFFHQQTKPILVTAPRYFGKTTNLYMLRNFYEILVDESGVEVDKNHTENRALFAGLVKRKRASKKTIFRDEKWCDEQMATHPVLHYSFENLTISRVMNFLKSFQQLTARVCKEHSYLLKSDRLSPANITLLRSYCDASASGVTRQGLCASGRDMSALLAAFFGRPSLVLLDELDAPILRLLTNSIPDAEMREILAILKEFSTELFINNPAVVDRAFLTGNTELSTIVAPSNAVHLRFTQDEEITPFFGFSEWEMDNLIRDSELHDRDIRKYYDGYRGQNSSEWVYNPYSLRHHLIRQYNGVYWSSALPLETFTALYKNSEFVREIFENATKTDATEKEIKVLGPHIFPVEEKMAMLREMLAKAKPVTSIAQKAVFVDFLYQLGYLTDKTQSRTKPDRDFLVIIPNKEVTEIFRQYCQKMKA; this is encoded by the exons atgGGGATATCCTCAAAAAACACCGAAAGTTTCGGTCGACCGTTGAACTGGTTGGTATTTCAGTTGATGACATCATTACTCATAACAACGGTCTCAAAAACAT GCGAAACGGAAGGATGGCTGGACCTCCTCGAATCCTCCGAGGAAAATGATTCTTCCAATTTGGTTGCGGGGTCCGCCCCCAGACCACTCTTCGCCGCATCTCCTAAG CACAGCACAAAAACCCTGGACAAGAACCCTTTCATCCAAGCCGTAGAGTCGAAGTACTTCGTGGACAAGACGCCGATGATAATATTTTTCCACCAACAGACGAAACCAATCCTGGTGACGGCGCCGCGGTACTTCGGTAAGACGACGAACCTGTACATGCTCCGGAACTTCTACGAGATCCTGGTGGACGAATCTGGCGTCGAGGTTGACAAGAACCATACGGAGAACCGCGCCTTATTCGCCGGTCTCGTTAAAAGAAAACGCGCCTCCAAAAAAACCATCTTCAGGGATGAGAAGTGGTGCGACGAGCAGATGGCTACACATCCTGTCCTGCACTACTCGTTCGAGAACCTTACAATCTCTAGGGTCATGAATTTCCTCAAGTCCTTTCAACAGCTCACGGCGCGAGTCTGCAAGGAACATTCCTATCTCCTCAAATCCGACAG GTTAAGTCCAGCGAACATAACGTTGTTACGTTCTTACTGCGACGCATCAGCCTCGGGGGTGACGCGACAGGGGCTGTGCGCCTCAGGGCGCGACATGAGCGCCCTTCTAGCCGCCTTCTTCGGGCGCCCCTCCCTAGTGCTTCTGGACGAGCTGGACGCTCCTATTCTTCGGCTCCTAACCAACTCGATTCCCGATGCGGAAATGCGGGAAATATTGGCTATCCTCAAGGAGTTTTCAACGGAGCTTTTTATCAATAATCCCGCTGTCGTCGACCGCGCCTTCCTCACGGGAAACACCGAACTCTCAACCATCGTTGCGCCGTCCAACGCTGTCCATTTGAGGTTCACTCAGGACGAGGAAATTACGCCTTTCTTCGGATTCTCTGAGTGGGAG ATGGATAATCTGATCCGAGATTCGGAGCTGCATGATAGAGACATCCGCAAGTACTACGACGGTTATCGGGGTCAAAACTCATCGGAGTGGGTGTACAACCCGTATTCCCTCCGCCACCATCTCATCAGACAATATAATGGTGTCTATTGGTCTTCAGCGCTACCTCTCGAGACTTTCACTGCCCTCTACAAGAACAGTGAATTTGTCCGGGAGATCTTCGAAAATGCCACCAAAACAGATGCCACCGAGAAAGAAATTAAAGTTCTTGGGCCGCATATCTTTCCCGTCGAGGAGAAAATGGCGATGCTGCGCGAAATGCTGGCCAAGGCTAAGCCTGTGACATCGATTGCCCAAAAGGCCGTCTTCGTTGATTTTCTCTACCAGCTGGGATATTTAACCGATAAAACGCAATCACGCACCAAACCTGATCGCGATTTTCTCGTTATAATACCAAACAAAGAGGTCACCGAGATATTTCGACAGTACTGTCAGAAAATGAAGGCGTAG
- the LOC109035058 gene encoding uncharacterized protein, which translates to MATPSSNTACVYRSLNRFLFQLMTSLLIATVLESGEIRGWLDLHDSEEAKDNLGSPLRPLINPVHHQALFMDMETRELYNLYNWRDICDTELMPRQSKKSKWAVRGHDALEQFCKNAFKGWEALKERELMERCPKAQDPGCRPLDGKTRCTVRIRYSNTTDKMKLVSLKYCSKGIDWEGLKPDAAETQGQWGFQ; encoded by the exons ATGGCGACACCTTCAAGTAATACCGCATGCGTCTATCGCTCGCTTAACCGGTTTCTTTTCCAGTTGATGACATCTTTACTTATTGCAACAGTTTTGGAATCag GTGAAATTCGAGGATGGCTGGACCTACACGACTCCGAGGAGGCAAAGGATAATCTTGGGTCCCCACTGAGGCCGCTCATCAACCCAGTACACCACCAG GCGTTGTTCATGGACATGGAGACACGCGAGCTGTACAATCTGTACAACTGGCGGGACATCTGCGACACGGAACTGATGCCACGTCAGAGCAAGAAGTCCAAGTGGGCGGTGCGGGGGCACGATGCTCTGGAACAGTTCTGCAAGAACGCCTTCAAGGGCTGGGAGGCTCTCAAGGAGCGGGAGCTCATGGAGCGCTGCCCGAAGGCCCAGGATCCCGGCTGCCGACCCCTGGACGGGAAGACCCGCTGCACCGTTCGCATCCGATACAGCAACACCACCGATAAGATGAAACTCGTCTCGCTCAAGTACTGCTCCAAGGGAATCGACTGGGAAGGCCTCAAGCCCGACGCAGCAGAGACTCAGGGGCAATGGGGCTTCCAGTAA
- the LOC109035057 gene encoding uncharacterized protein, producing the protein MEILSKNSRGHCPQPSWFVIQSMTFLLIATVLTLHEAQGFLNLAESTEEREIFDSAGTPALKPLCGPSYESKNKRDRNPFIEAVESSHFVDKTPMIKFFHRHSRPLLVTAPRDFGKTTNLYMLKTFYEIKVDESGIELDGHQSPNRNVFNGLVGRKRVCEETVFDGRQWCDDQMASYPVLHYSFENLAVSGLMDFLESFRQATARVCKEHASYLLKSDRLTPTNITLLRSYCDAPASGVTRQGLCASGRDMSAILAVHFGRPSLVLLDELDAPVLRLLTSSAPDKDVEEILAILKEFSRELFVDNPAVGRAFLTGNTKLATTVAPPNAVHWQFTEDEEIAPYFGFSDQEVEFLVKKAHLDIKDVREYYKGYHGQDSSTWLYNPYSIRNYLRKEWTGVYWSPAMPLTDFAPLFKTDNFVRGVFSCGAAVKEVKVHEPRSFTAEEQIGLLREMIHKNKPVTTTSQMVVLVEFLYELGYFTNKTVPRSKTDKYFSVKTPNKEVSEIFYRFCEGPKLGY; encoded by the exons ATGGAGATATtatcaaaaaattcaagaggTCATTGTCCACAACCTAGCTGGTTTGTCATTCAATCGATGACATTCTTACTCATTGCAACAGTCCTGACTTTAC ATGAGGCTCAAGGATTTCTAAATCTCGCGGAATCTACGGAGGAGAGAGAAATTTTTGATTCAGCTGGGACGCCTGCACTCAAGCCGCTCTGTGGCCCAAGCTACGAG TCCAAAAACAAGCGTGACAGGAACCCTTTCATCGAGGCCGTGGAGTCGTCACACTTCGTGGACAAGACGCCGATGATCAAATTCTTCCACCGTCACTCGAGGCCGCTCCTGGTGACGGCCCCGCGGGATTTCGGGAAGACGACGAACCTGTACATGCTGAAGACCTTCTACGAGATCAAGGTGGATGAGTCCGGCATCGAGTTGGACGGACACCAATCGCCGAACCGCAACGTCTTCAACGGTCTCGTCGGCAGAAAGCGCGTGTGCGAGGAGACGGTCTTCGACGGGAGGCAATGGTGCGACGATCAGATGGCCTCGTATCCTGTCTTGCACTACTCCTTCGAGAACCTCGCCGTCTCAGGGCTGATGGATTTCCTCGAGTCCTTCAGACAGGCTACGGCTCGAGTTTGTAAGGAACACGCATCGTATCTTCTCAAATCCGACAG GTTGACTCCAACGAACATAACGTTGCTGCGTTCGTATTGCGACGCGCCTGCCTCGGGGGTGACGCGTCAGGGGCTGTGCGCCTCGGGGCGCGATATGAGCGCCATCTTAGCCGTCCACTTCGGGCGCCCCTCCCTCGTCCTCCTCGACGAGCTGGACGCCCCCGTCCTCCGGCTCCTAACCAGTTCCGCGCCTGACAAGGACGTGGAAGAGATCCTGGCCATCTTGAAGGAGTTCTCCAGGGAGCTTTTCGTCGACAATCCTGCCGTCGGCCGCGCCTTCCTCACCGGCAACACCAAACTCGCAACCACCGTGGCGCCACCCAACGCTGTCCACTGGCAGTTCACCGAGGATGAGGAGATCGCACCTTACTTTGGATTTTCGGACCAAGAG GTGGAATTCCTTGTCAAGAAAGCACACTTGGATATAAAAGACGTCCGGGAGTACTACAAGGGCTACCACGGCCAAGACTCCTCCACGTGGTTGTACAACCCTTATTCCATCCGGAACTACCTCCGCAAGGAGTGGACCGGCGTCTACTGGTCTCCGGCGATGCCTCTGACGGATTTCGCTCCCCTCTTCAAGACGGACAACTTCGTGCGGGGAGTTTTCAGCTGCGGGGCTGCCGTCAAAGAGGTCAAAGTCCACGAGCCTCGCAGCTTCACCGCCGAAGAACAGATCGGCTTGCTGCGAGAGATGATCCATAAGAACAAGCCGGTAACCACAACGTCCCAGATGGTCGTCTTGGTCGAGTTCCTTTACGAGCTCGGCTATTTCACCAACAAAACGGTGCCTCGCTCTAAAACTGATAAATACTTCTCCGTCAAAACGCCGAATAAGGAGGTCAGCGAAATTTTCTATCGGTTTTGTGAGGGTCCGAAGCTGGGGTATTGA